The segment GAGACTTCGCTGTTTACGTATAAGGTAAGCGGAGGATCAAATACACCTTCGAAGGCACCGAGATCTACTGTTGAAGAATTGTCACTGATACGATTATCACCCATTATATCGAATGGAATTGGTTCGCTTGTATCTCCGTCACCGTCAAGATCTGGAGTGTCTGCCGGAATATCGCTATTACTGCCTGTATCGATGGCGGGGCTGTTGGGTTGTAGTTGCAGCCCGTCATCTGTGGTGGCGAAGACGCCGTCGGGGCCGGCCACATCTCCCGAATTGACAAATTGGGGATTGGCGTCAATGTTGCCGGTACCCGGATAGCCGCCGTCCACCAGGGAGTAGGTGATTATTGGAGTGGCTATGCGGTTAAAGATTTCGTCACCATTTCCATAGATAATACTATTTGTGATTACGGGGTTGCTTGCCTCCCCATTGGCGCCGGTGTTGTAGATAGCTCCACCTTTGTCGAAAGCAGTATTGTTGTAAAAAATGCTGTTAGTGATAACAGGAGTACTCGGACCGCTGCCATCTATTCCACCTCCGACATTTCGGATCGCGCCGCCAAAGACAGCTTTGTTATTGAAGAATATTGCATTGGCAATCAAGGGGCTGCTTTCACCGCCAGCGCCATCGTTGTAGATAGCTCCACCTAAATTACCTTGATTGTCGGTGAAGACAATGTTGGAGAGGGTGGGGCTGCATGTGTTGCCGCTCTCCGGCGGCCGTTACAGAACAGGCCGCCGCCCGCGTTATGGGGGAAATCAGTGGCGTTTTCTCTGGCGTAGCCGGCAGTCACCGTCACGCCGTCGAGCACGGTGGCACGGGTGATGTTATCGAAATTTCTGCCGTCAAAGAAGAGCACATGGTAGCTGTTGTCCGAGTGGTTACCGGAGGTACCGATCTCCCCGGAGAGGACGACGGGATGGGCGCCGGGATCGCGGCCGGAACGGGTTGATTCGTTACCGGCAAAGCCCCCGTAGATCTTCAGGCCATTTTTGTTACCGTTGATTCTGAAACTATCGTTCCGGTCCGTACCCGGATAATACGTCCCCTCCGCTATCCAAATCTGGTCATTTTCCGTAGCAAATGAAATTGCATCTTGTAGGTCAGGAAATGCATCATTCCAGGACGATCCGTTACCTGCACCGGTAGCTGAGGCATCAACGTAGATCGTCAGGGCCGGATCTGGCTTTTCATAGGCACCCATATCGACGTTTTCGTATTGGATACGGGCCGTACCGGTGAGGTCTGTGGTCAACCCATCAGGTACGGCACTATTATTTCCTGTATCGATGGCGGGGCTGTTGGGTTGCAGTTGCAGCCCGTCATCTGTGGTGGCGAAGACGCCGTCGGGGCCGGCCACATCTCCCGAATTGACAAATTGGGGATTGGCGTCAATGTTGCCGGTACCCGGATAGCCGCCGTCCACCAGGGAGTAGGTGATTATTGGAGTGGCTATGCGGTTAAAGATTTCGTCACCATTTCCATAGATAATACTATTTGTGATTACGGGGTTGCTTGCCTCCCCATTGGCGCCGGTGTTGTAGATAGCTCCACCTTTGTCGAAAGCAGTATTGTTGTAAAAAATGCTGTTAGTGATAACAGGAGTACTCGGACCGCTGCCATCTATTCCACCTCCGACATTTCGGATCGCGCCGCCAAAGACAGCTTTGTTATTGAAGAATATTGCATTGGCAATCAAGGGGCTGCTTTCACCGCCAGCGCCATCGTTGTAGATAGCTCCACCTGAAATTACCTCGATTGTCGGTGAAGACAATGTTGGAGAGGGTGGGGCTGCATGTGTTGCCGCTCCCGCGGCCGTTACAGAACAGGCCGCCGCCCGCGTTATGGGGGAAATCAGTGGCGTTTTCTCTGGCGTAGCCGGCAGTCACCGTCACGCCGTCGAGCACGGTGGCACGGGTGATGTTATCGAAATTTCTGCCGTCAAAAAAGAGCACATGGTAGCTGTTGTCCGAACGGTCACCGGAGGTGCCGATCTCCCCGGAGAGGACGACGGGATGGGCACCGGGATCGCGGCTGGAACGGGTTGATTCGTTACCGGCGAAGCCTCCGTAGATCTTCAGGCCATTTTTGTTACCGTTGATTCTGAAACTCTCGTCCCGGTCTGTAACCCGGATAACATGTTCCCTCCGCTATCCAGATCTCATCAGTCCCATCAGCTGATGAAAATCGCATCCTGGAGGTTATTATAGGCATTACCCCACGATGTTCCATCATTACTACCTGAAGCATTTATATCAACATAAATAGTCTCTTGGGCTTTACAGATATTGTAAAAAACCAAGGATAAAATGATTGTAAATAAGATTTTTTGGGTATTCATTTTTACGTTTCTTGATCTGAATTTTCTGATTCACGTTTATCCTCATCTGACTCCTCAGATTCTTCGTCCTGAGATAAAATCGATTCAAGCGCACCCACCTCAATACTCAGAGGATCGTCTGGTTTTCTTGATGTGGGTTCGGAATCGTTATCATCTTCTAAAGCCAAAGCAGAGTTTGTTTTTTGCTTACCGGTCTAAATAGTATAGATTTAAGCCCTTAAGGGTTTTCACAAATCGTGCAAATCCTTGTACTTTTGTTGGCAGAATCCTTTCAGAAGGGGCAAAATGTTCAAATAGGGAACAGAACTTGGTTTGACGATTTTCTCAAAAAGACAACATTTCAGTCATCTTTTCTTTCTGATTACTTGGATTGTTCTCTGTGTGAGTCAGCCTGTACAGTCACAAAATCAGTCTCGTTTTGTTCATCCTGACTACATTCTTGAACACTGGGATATTGAAGACGGATTACCTGTCAATTCCGTTAACAAAGTGATTCAAACATCCGATGGATACCTTTGGCTGGCTACAACGGATGGACTGGTTCGGTTTGATGGTGTTTCGTTCACTCCATTTAAAACGTGGCAATATCCCGGTTTGTCCAGTAACCGAATTGATGGAATTGTGGAGGCACCGGACAGCACGCTCTGGCTGGAGACCGAGCAGCAACATCTTGTAAAATTCGATGAGTTAACATTCGCGGAGATCGATTCATCCGAAACCTTCAACGGAAACCTGGTCAACAAGCTTTATCTCGATTCTCAAGGGCGATTGTGGATTGGTTCAGATACAGGCCTGAATCTTTATGAAAATGGTCAGCTTGAACCGTTTTCCCCGAAGAAAATTCAGGGGGAGATTGATCGCATTTTTTACCAGAGCAATGGCACACTTTGGCTGAGGGATGGATCCAATCAGAATATCTATCGGTTTGGATCAGATAAAATCCTTCAAAAAATTGCAGAGGGTCAAGCTGTTGATGATGCGACTCCGTTTTTTGAAGACGATCTGGGGAATCTTTGGTTTTCCACGCCGGACAGCCTGTTCAGATATCAAAATGGTATCAAGGAGTCCTTTCAAACGTCAGTAGAAATTATCGATATCTACCAGGCATCCGATACGCTCTGGTTTTCAACCGATGGCGGCGGGTTTATGTATTTCAAGGGTGGGAAAATTGTCGAGGTCGGAAGAGGAGAGGAAACGGAAGTGTTGCTGAGTGGTTCCTTTTTTGAAGGGCCAAACGGACAGCTCTGGAAAGCAACGGGAAATGAAATTTATCGCGGGGATGAACTGATCATTCGAAGCCCGACCGATATTACAGACGTGATGTTTGACCGCGAAGGAAGTCTCTGGTTTGGAACTTGGAATGACGGGTTATATCGCATCAAACCAAATCTGTTTACCGTGTTCAGTACGGAAGAAGGCCTGCCAATGCGAATTGTATATCCCGTTTTGGAGGACGACCAGGAAAATATTTGGCTGGGCATGCATGGAGAGGGAGTCGCCAGAATCAGCAATGCAAAAGTGATGAGCGGTTATAATTTCATTGGAAAAGAATCCGATGCGTATATGAGATCTCTCTGGCAAAAAGATGACGGGACGATCTTGGCTTCGATGTTTGATGACGGAGTGTATGAATATGTCGAGGGTACCAAAAATTTCAGGCTGTATCCAACACCGGATGAACTGAATTCATCAACTGTAACGGCACTCTTTGAAGATTCTTCCGGCCGGTTATTTATCGCTTCCGATAACGGTTTTTTTATTGAAGAAAATGGCGAATGGAGATCTTATAGTAACAGCGATTTCGAGGGAGCAAACCGTATTCGAACAGCAGAAGAAGCTCCCAATGGAGATGTTTGGTTTGGGACGAACGGTTCCGGAATTGTTCGGTTGGATGGGAATGAGTTTACCACCTTTACTACGAGCGATGGCCTCTCCAGTAACCTGATACGATCCATTTTTATTGAAGAAAGCCAGGGAGAAATGAATTTGTGGATCGGGACCGAAGATCGCGGACTCATTCACACAATTTGGAGTGAAAATTCAGATAGCCTCGGACAAATTACATTGATGGATCGTTCTGACGGGCTTTTCGACAATGTGATTCATTCGATTGTAGATGACCAAAATGGGAAATTCTGGATGAGCACGAACCGCGGAATTTTTTGGGTCCAAAAATCAGAGCTTTATGATTTTACGGCTGGGGAGATTTCTGAAATTCGATCCACATCCTACAATGAAGATAACGGAATGAACAACCGGGAAGCGAACGGAGGTATTTTTCCGTCAGGAGTTCGCTCGTCTGATGGAAGGCTTTGGTTTCCCACGCAGGATGGAGTGGTGGTGGTAGATCCCACATCGGTCAACAGGAATGCGCTTCCTCCAAAAGTTGTGATTGAGCAGGCAGAGGCGGATACATCTGTCTTCAACATGCCAGAAGAGATCTCGCTGGAAGCCACTCAACGGGACCTTACCATTCAGTACACCGGGCTGAGCTACATGGTTCCGGAGGAGGTGCAATTCAGGTATCGAATCAAAGAGTTGAATGAAAACTGGACGGAGGCTGGAACTCGGCGAGAAGCATTTTACACAAATCTACCCAAAGGAAATTTTACGTTCCAGGTTACGGCCGCAAATAATAATGGGTCCTGGAATGAATATCCCGCTGAACTGGCTATTACCGTTGCTCCCTATTTTTACGAAACAACGTGGTTTCTCATTTTATGCGCTTTTTTGATTACTGGACTGGTACTTGGCATTTTTCAATGGCGGATGCATCGCCTTAAGATGGAAGAGAAAAGACTGAAAGTGAAGGTGAGTGAACGCACAAAAGAGTTGCGTGAAGAGAAAAAGAAAACCGAGCAACAGGCAGAAGATCTGAAAGAATTAGATCGTGCCAAGTCCAGGTTTTTTGCAAATGTGAGCCATGAATTCAGAACACCTCTAACGTTGATTTTAAATCCTCTTCAGCAGTTGTTGGAGAATAAAAAAGGGCTTAAAGATAAAGAGAGAGAGAAAATGGAGATGATGCTCCGCAATGGTCAGCGGTTGATGCGCCTGATCAACCAGATTTTGGATATTGTAAAACTGGAAACCGGCAAGATGAGTTTAAATCTCCAACCCATAAATATGGTGGAGTTTTCTGAGGAAACGCTGAAGATGTTTCGCCCGATTGCGGATCAAAGAGAGATAGAACTGCATTTTACATCGGAGTTAAATGAATCCTATGTGAAGGCAGACTTTCAAAAAATGGAACAGGTGTTGGGAAATTTGATTGCTAATGCCGTAAAATTTACACCGGAACATGGAGATGTATCCGTTCGGGTTTTTGAGGAGGGAAATGAAATCCGAATAGATATACAGGATACCGGAAAGGGGATACCACCCGAAAAAATGGATAAGATATTCGGCCGGTTTTACCAGGTTGATGAATCCGATACCCGAACTTCTGAAGGGCTTGGAATTGGATTGGCTCTCTGCAAAGAGTTGAT is part of the Balneolaceae bacterium genome and harbors:
- a CDS encoding choice-of-anchor Q domain-containing protein, which produces MSSPTIEVISGGAIYNDGAGGESSPLIANAIFFNNKAVFGGAIRNVGGGIDGSGPSTPVITNSIFYNNTAFDKGGAIYNTGANGEASNPVITNSIIYGNGDEIFNRIATPIITYSLVDGGYPGTGNIDANPQFVNSGDVAGPDGVFATTDDGLQLQPNSPAIDTGNNSAVPDGLTTDLTGTARIQYENVDMGAYEKPDPALTIYVDASATGAGNGSSWNDAFPDLQDAISFATENDQIWIAEGTYYPGTDRNDSFRINGNKNGLKIYGGFAGNESTRSGRDPGAHPVVLSGEIGTSGNHSDNSYHVLFFDGRNFDNITRATVLDGVTVTAGYARENATDFPHNAGGGLFCNGRRRAATHAAPPSPTLSSPTIKVI
- a CDS encoding two-component regulator propeller domain-containing protein, translated to MTIFSKRQHFSHLFFLITWIVLCVSQPVQSQNQSRFVHPDYILEHWDIEDGLPVNSVNKVIQTSDGYLWLATTDGLVRFDGVSFTPFKTWQYPGLSSNRIDGIVEAPDSTLWLETEQQHLVKFDELTFAEIDSSETFNGNLVNKLYLDSQGRLWIGSDTGLNLYENGQLEPFSPKKIQGEIDRIFYQSNGTLWLRDGSNQNIYRFGSDKILQKIAEGQAVDDATPFFEDDLGNLWFSTPDSLFRYQNGIKESFQTSVEIIDIYQASDTLWFSTDGGGFMYFKGGKIVEVGRGEETEVLLSGSFFEGPNGQLWKATGNEIYRGDELIIRSPTDITDVMFDREGSLWFGTWNDGLYRIKPNLFTVFSTEEGLPMRIVYPVLEDDQENIWLGMHGEGVARISNAKVMSGYNFIGKESDAYMRSLWQKDDGTILASMFDDGVYEYVEGTKNFRLYPTPDELNSSTVTALFEDSSGRLFIASDNGFFIEENGEWRSYSNSDFEGANRIRTAEEAPNGDVWFGTNGSGIVRLDGNEFTTFTTSDGLSSNLIRSIFIEESQGEMNLWIGTEDRGLIHTIWSENSDSLGQITLMDRSDGLFDNVIHSIVDDQNGKFWMSTNRGIFWVQKSELYDFTAGEISEIRSTSYNEDNGMNNREANGGIFPSGVRSSDGRLWFPTQDGVVVVDPTSVNRNALPPKVVIEQAEADTSVFNMPEEISLEATQRDLTIQYTGLSYMVPEEVQFRYRIKELNENWTEAGTRREAFYTNLPKGNFTFQVTAANNNGSWNEYPAELAITVAPYFYETTWFLILCAFLITGLVLGIFQWRMHRLKMEEKRLKVKVSERTKELREEKKKTEQQAEDLKELDRAKSRFFANVSHEFRTPLTLILNPLQQLLENKKGLKDKEREKMEMMLRNGQRLMRLINQILDIVKLETGKMSLNLQPINMVEFSEETLKMFRPIADQREIELHFTSELNESYVKADFQKMEQVLGNLIANAVKFTPEHGDVSVRVFEEGNEIRIDIQDTGKGIPPEKMDKIFGRFYQVDESDTRTSEGLGIGLALCKELIDLHDGTLTVRSEEGEGVCMQISLQKTAVKGKKPSQKLVDEFKTNESSTDEVTEFFRKESADQESSYRRPEDRTNILIVEDNRDMRSYIQSVLESEFHIKTAKNGEEALEKIDQSPPDLIVADIMMPVMDGFTFSQKLREDPLHKNIPPLFLTARSGEENEIESLEEGGDDYLSKPFRPDVLKARILSLLNMQQRLREKLVSKQSNAGNSLPDDWLKRFNYHIEQNLDNPDFGISELSELMHVERTQLYRKCKKFTDQSPQKMLTEAKLNRAKKLISAGHDNFSEVAYACGFNSLSYFSRRFKKRFGFPPSELHNR